TTTAGGCCTCACTCTATATTGTTTGGTCCgtcttaatttgttttttgtttttttttttttccaaacattttctcatagatataaaaattaatattgaatatGATTTCTAATCTAAAAGGCCTTCATAAACAAGGagaatagttttatttttcgtAAGTGTATTAAAATAACTAGAATGAGTATGAAGCTTCTAGGTCTAAAGTAAAATAATCAGTTTTAGACAATTAAAAAGAAGTTTACCAAACTTTCACAAGGGAACAAATTATGCCTGTTTTAAGCTTAGTTTGGATATAGAAAtggtttcatcttatctcatatcatcattacaatttttttaaattaaaatctgacataaaatataataaacaattcaactttttcaaattttaaaacaataataatattaaaaaataatattctaacaatattttatttaatttttaacttgagaaaagatatttgtaatCGTGAATTATGCAACCTCTACGTAAtcgtttaaaataaaatgaagaaaacatgggatccatatgaaaaaaaaattaattttttaatagtagattcaactctttttcaaaacgattatgcGATATTTATGCACTTCATGgttgtatataaaattacttttttaattttcatataaaatcatctcattttatcttacttTTAAAACTACACCATAATGTCAAGTAGTATAAGCGCATGATGTAGTATGCTAATCTTCATgccaaattttttttagaagaattatatgccaaaattaaagaaaaagaaaaaatatatataactatatatataatatgaataaaagttattttttaatgaagagACATGAAAGTATTCATGTTTTTCtgttagaaaatattttcaagacTATCAAACATCGAAAAATGTAATTATTTCAGAAAAAATTTCCAAACCAAATACTTTTTGGACTTTTTCGGTTTTACgtgaaaggaagaagaataaTGACCTATGCTTGGTTTATTGTTTAAAgcaaggttaaaaaaaaaaaaatggtttgacTCAGGACGATTTAAATTGAATCATTCAAAACCAATTGGTTTTAGTGAACTTTTTGAATCATTCACTGGACCATTTCAATCGACTGATTGAAGCTGATTCTAACCAATTTTAGACCAATTCAGACCTACTCAAaactgtatttatttttaacttttctaccaaatgaatttttttatttattttttattttttaattccttatacacaaatatgatagaattcatccaattttttttttttaattttaatttctaattttgaacttttttttttgtcattatattaaataagaatcatagaaaaattgaaagataaaagatgtagttctttattttctttagttgaACAGAATATTTGAAGATGAATGAGAATCTTGTATTAAAGTTATGGTTCTGTATAAAATACTACATTTTCCTTTCAAAAGCAAAGAATCAAATGGCCAGATCCCATGCATCCTACAATCAAGAAATAATCACTTTGAATGGGGTATAAGCTTTCTTGATATGGGTCATTAACAGAAGTACGTTTCATTGCATTTCAGCAACAAGAAGGCGATCAATAACTCACCGAGAACGCTTTTAATTCCAAAAACAGTTAGTTTTGtggttataaataaaattatagaataaaatttaatttacataCAACTATATATCTATACTTAGAAGAGCAAATTTCGTCTCAAGATTCTTGTATTTCTTGTAGCTGTGCAGACTAAAATAGCTTTCGTGCTAATTATGTTAGGGAAAAAGCCCCTTCGCCGCCTGGGGATGACCGCCCGGATTGACCACTgggcaaaaattttttttttttttacttagtgattaagaaagtgattttaaatgtattggtgtaatttttttttacttaatgattaaaaaagtgattaaaaaaatatgaaatgaaaaattaaaaaaaaaaaacgctggGCGGTACACCCAGCGGTATGTTTGGAGCGGCATAGTTAGGGCCGCAAATGAACAGAGCCGCTCGTGAACAATTCGAGATCGATTCGTATAAATTCGACTCGGACTgggttcatttaataaatgagttgttcgtgaacattaatattggctcgaatattaaacgagcaaaactcgtataatctcgactcgattcggtttaGCCTCGTGAACAATATTCGTATAAAATCGATTCAACTCGTTTTGAGCTCGTCACAGTACTcgtaatatttatacatatatatatatattaatatatatttacatatatacttacatgtattcttttattatatatattttatacttatacatatattattttttatactttatatatatgttaagtaatatatatatatataaaataatatatgttgttagtttaagtttatgtataagtaacatgttttagtattttacaataataatgtattattgtaattaaatgtttataaaaataaacaactctaattgattgcgacactttcttaactaatcatattttgattatttggctatatttaatattatattaaggataattgaatactttaatattaaattaatagctttattatgtaattttttaaatgactttaatgtattaggcattcttgataccatatgcatttttatttatttcactattagTAGTGACTAgtagtgaaattttttaattttttaatttttttcttagtgattaaaactaataaaaaagtacttgacaaaaataaaaattttaattacattttagtttataattcaTGACTctatagaaaactaaaatagtacaatttcaaatatattagaatatttttccttttccttttagactgTTTAGCACCTAACGGGTTTAGTTTGTTTATTTCccttattttgaattttggttATTTGCACGGCGCTGTTCCCCAACAGCTCCTTGGTGGGACGTTTACGGCTTGAGAAGATGGATAGCCGTCGAGCTTCTCAGAAGTCAGACTGCAAAGCGAGAAAGCGTGCCATCTACAGACTTGAAATGTTCCAAACTTGCACGGTTCCAAACTCCAGTTCCTCAGCTCATCAAGCAAGCACGGTTCCAGTTCCAGTTCCTCTGTTTCTTCGGTAGTTTTTGGATTGGTAAGAGGTACTGCTCTGTTTTAAGATGAAGGCTGAAGCTAACACAGTTACACAAACATCTCTGTGTGATAGTGCTCTGTTTTAAGATGAAGCTCACACGTAGGATGCTCGGTTTGGATTTCCACTTTTCCCTTTATATTTCTTACTCATTAATCTGATTTCCAGTGAAATATATCTAAGGAAAACAAAAGCAGAGAGTTTTGAAGCAGCGGATTCATCTTCTTTTGTAGATTGAGTgatcttcttcttattcttttcatcatcaACCGGAGCCAAAGCCAAGAGCCAAATCGTCTTAGAGGTAGAGCTTTTCTGATGGTGGCTGTTGGGCTTTGAAGAAGTAGAGCTTTCTTGTGGGGGCTACTAAGCTGCATACTTCACAGGTTTGAGAACGGATTTGCTTTCTTGTGGATTTGCTTTCTTAAGTTAACAAATTTccattttgttttaagattcttAAGTTGGTATTTGATAATTCTTATAGCTTTACCTTTTCCATAATGATAAAACATTTGGATTTGCTTCTGCTGTTGTGAAGTTGGGGGggagatctggaacattggctcgagcgaagtgtcaagCGAAGGTCTGCCGACACATTCtatctgagttcgctcgagcgcagtgtcgagcgcgtgtcgagcgttcaactctgcctgagttcgctcgagcgcagtgtcgagcgcgtgtcgagcgttcaactctgcctgagttcgctcgacactcgaGCGCAGTGTCCAGCGCGTGTCGGGCGTTCAACTCtgcttgagttcgctcgagctcaatgTCGAGCGCttgtcgagcgttcaactctgcctgagaaTTTATCGCTCGACACTGCGCtcgagtgtcgagcgaactcaggcagagttgaacgctcgacacgCGCTCGACACTGCGCTCGAGCGCCTTGTTGAGCGAAGacatctgtttttatttttatttttatttttttactctaGCTATTTGTAGCTacattttcttcttaaaaaaatattaatctgcAATATTTGTGTCTAACATTGCCACTacttgtataaaattttttgtttagacATGTCTGAACAAGTACCAACTGTTGAATGCTCATCTGCAAGTCCACTGGTAGAGATTGAAGTTGATGGTATTACTGGTAGAGAAGAATTTAATGCTATAGAGTGTGATAGTAATGATGGGAATAATGAAGTTGATGGTATTATTGGTGGAGAAGAAAACCCAAGTGCCCCTATAGATCCCCAAAAATATGCATACCAAAGGAAGCCTAGGAAGAAAACTTCTGTAGtttggaaatattttaaaatagtggAGAAGAATGGTGTCAAGAAAGCTGAGTGTAACTTTTGCAAAGATCTCTTGTCTATTTCTTCATCAGGTTCTACAACTCACTTTCATAGGCACTTGACTAGTTGTCTTCCACACATAGCTGCTTCTAAGAGACAAAAGGTTTTGACTATTGACATGAAGGGTTCTGAATGTGTGAATCTTGTAAAAAATTTCTCGTATGATATGAAAAAGGTAAGAGCACTAGCTTCTCACATGATACTTTATCACGAGTATCCTTTTTCCATGATGGAACATGTGgtgtttaataaatttatgagaGCTAATACTCCTTATTGGCAAAAAATAAGTCGTACTACAGCTAGAAATGATTGTCAATCCACttatgagattgagaaaaagaaGTTGAAGACAATATTGAGAGGTGTGAATAAAGTCAGTATAACAACCGACATGTGGACTTCAGGTCAAAAGATCTCATATATGGTTATTACCTGTCATTTTGTTGATCCTGATTGGCATTTACAAAAaagagtctttttttttttgtaatgtcCCACCATCACACAACGGGGTTATTATTGCTGATGCTCTTCAAAAGTGTTTCATTGATTGGAGAATTGAGAACAAAGTATCTACATTAACAGTGGACAATGCTAGATATAATGATGTAGCTTTAAGGGTTCTCAAAGATGTTTTCAGTTTGAAAAAGAAGTTATCTATCGGGGGGCAGCTTTTTCATGTGCGTTGTTGCgcacatataacaaatttattgGTCAAAGATGGACTAAGTGAGATTGGTGAAATTGTCGACTGTGTTCGAGAAGGGGTGAAGTACTTGGTTGCATCAGAAGCTCGTATCAAACAGTTTAGTGATATTGCAAAACAATTGCAATTACCAAGCAAGAAACTTTTTTtggatgttcctaccagatggaataGCACTTATCTAATGCTAGCTGCAGCCTTAGAGTTTAGGGAAGTCTTTCCGAGATATGGAGATAGAGATCAAGGCTTTAATTATGTTCCAAGTGTTGAGGATTGGACCAAAGTGGAAAATGTCTGTCAAATTTTGGCAGTTTTTAATGAGGTTACAAACATTATCTCAGGAATTGAGTATCCAACTGCTAACTTATTCCTTCCTGAGGTATGGAGAATAAAAGAGGTGTTGAACAAGAAGTCTCTTGACCTAAATGATTACATACGAGCAATGGTTGTGAagatgaatacaaaatttgataaatattggggggaaTGTAATTTGCTTATGGCAGTGGCTACTGTTTTGGATCCAAGGTTCAAGATGATGCTAGTTCAATTTTGTTTTCCAGTAATTTATTCAGAACTCGAAGCCACTAAAAACATAGACACCATCTTGAGAATCTTATATGAGCTGTATGATGAGTATGCTGAAGATTATAATTTAGCTAATGTGGAGTCGAGTGGACATGAAAATGCTCGAGACATAGGTTCTTCTTGTAGTGGCTCCATCAATGTTGTGGGGAAGAATGTGATGAGTGGCAAGTCTATATTTGAATCATTCGTTAGAAGGAATGATACCATTCGTCCAGTGAAATCTGATTTGGATGTTTATTTAGAGGAAGGTGTCTATATTTGTAGTGAGGATTTAGATTTACATTTTGATGCCTTGGAGTGGTGGAAGGTTAATGATCTAAAATACCGCATTTTATCTAAGATGGCACGTGATATTTTGTCAATTCCAATTACTACAGTGGCTTCAGAATCTACATTTAGTGCTGGTGGTAGAGTAATTGATCCTTATCGCGCATCAATGTCTGTTGAAACAGTAGAAATGTTATTATGTGGGGCTGACTGGGTTCGGGTACTTCATGGTTTGAAAAAATCATCGAATgtaagtataattttatttaatgattttttattgcCATCTATAACTTGTCTTAAATTATTGAGAACTTGTCTTaactaattttttctttcattttctagagagaagaacCAACTTATGAGGAGATTTTACTGCCTTGATGGGAAATCAAGTGACAAGTTGTATATTTTTGCCTTTTAGTataatgctatttatttttgaattgttattttgttatatcaTGTTGCTAATTATATCGTGTGTGTTTTGCATTATAGGTTGATGGTGATTGGCATTTGGctagtttttaatctctttttctttttgtgaattGATCTAGTAGAAATACTACAAGGAACAATGATAGAACATGTTATTTAAgacaaaagttgtaattatttttgtggatCAAACTTATTGACTCATTGGAGGTTGGAGGCTTGAAGCTGTCCAACTAGACAAGGTTGGGAATTTGGGattttttggaagtttggatCTAGGTGATTTCATTAATTGAATATCTGACTTACTTGAATTGCAGCCCTAGTTTTTTGTAAAAGTATAATTGTGTTGAATGGAGAAATATGGATAATTATAAGAAGGTATTTTGTAGTGTTTCTTTTTGTACTTGGTGATCAAAGAAAtggaatttattatttgatagagATTTGTAAACAAAGGTAAGTGGgcttgttttttaatatttcgtCTAATTTTTAGTTAGATTTCTGAATGTGTGCCATGGAGGCTTTGATATTGTTCTATCAATctactaatttatttgtaataattttttgtttattattatttgtcaaGCTCTAAAGCTACTAAGAACTAAGTCATTGAATTGTGTTATATTTGTAATGGGCATTATTTGTAAGTTTGTAAGCTTTTGAAGCTACTTAGTTTATTCTTTTAGTAAATTTGTTGGAAATtgtaactgtaattagtgatttatcatttgaaattataatttattatttttgtaagtttgctagattttgtaattgtaattagtgatctaccattttaaattgtaatttattgtgataCGATATCTTATATgttggaattattattttatctatttgtaagttttaattatattgtggtAAGTGATGAATCATTAATTTATGTCTAATAACCATTAAGAactcaatttaatatatattatcataattcTAGTTAAAGTTCATTAggaaaaataatctcatttttatttcagccaacaaaaataaaaaacgaaaAATTGTGGATCTGATTTAAAtcgagctcgagtcgagctACTCGAGCTCGTATCAACTCGAGTATTTTTTGTactcgagttcgagtcgagttcgatcagAATTTTCACTAGACGAGTCGAGCTCGATCAGAAATTCTCAATCTTTTTCGagctcgagtcgagttcgagtAGATATATATGCTAAACGAGCTCTTGACCCCCTGTTCGAattcgactcgattcggtttGTTTGCAACCCTAGGCATAGTAGCCGGACCCTTATGTTAGTAGTTATGATTTACGGTAAATAAGTGACGCAATGTGTAGCATCGGTACCTCTTGTGTCAGGCCCCTTCTTTACGTTCAGCTTTTTGTCTTGTCATTTGAGGAGGTCCCTTTCTTACATGCAACCTTTTATCTTATCGTTGAGCCTGCCGATGTTTTGAGCACTTTGCTTACCTATCTTCCAATGGTCGGGCGAGCACGGGGTTGAGGAGAGCACCATGGAGACAGGGCGAGCACTTAAACTTGCAACGACCATGCTTGGTAGTCGAGATCCCAGGTGATTCGATCAAGCACACTCGGGCGAGGTTGGGGCAAGCAAATGCGATTGGGGCAAGCACTTAAGCTTGTGGTGATCATGCTTGGGAACCAAGCTCTCAGGAGTTCTAATCAATTTCATCAGTGCTTGAACCCTTGGTGAGGTTAGGGTTAGCACTTGAGCTTGTGGCAACCATGCTCGAGAGTCAAATCTTGGGTGATAGGGTAGGGCGTGCACTTAAGCTTAGTTGACCATGCTTAGGAGCCAAGATCACAAGTGACAAGGCGGGGCAAGCACTTATGCTTGTGTTGACCAGGCTCAGTAGCCGAGATCTTAGGCAATCCAATCAATTTCATCGGCACTCAGACCCTAAGGCGAGGTCAGGGTGGGTAGATGTAGCCAAAATTAGCACTTAAGTTTGCAGTGACCACGCTTGAGAGCCATGTTCTAGGGTGATTCGATTAATTTCATAGGTGCTCAGTGATTATAGCCGAATTGTGCATAACTTTCATACTTCAAACAAAGCATAATTACAGTTATGtagtgttaatttttttttatctttttattagtttcaaaatatttttttcacaggagtaattaaaaagtaaaaaggaagagataaaatatatatatatatatatatatagagagagagagagagagagagagagagagagagagagagagagagagagagagagagaagcaaaacGGCCTATGCTGGACACACGGaacaataaagaaaataaaagttgtTCACGTACGTAATAAGAAAACCGAAAGAATTGAAGCTGAAGTggtaaaggaaagaaaaa
This genomic interval from Carya illinoinensis cultivar Pawnee chromosome 10, C.illinoinensisPawnee_v1, whole genome shotgun sequence contains the following:
- the LOC122279862 gene encoding zinc finger BED domain-containing protein RICESLEEPER 1-like, yielding MLAAALEFREVFPRYGDRDQGFNYVPSVEDWTKVENVCQILAVFNEVTNIISGIEYPTANLFLPEVWRIKEVLNKKSLDLNDYIRAMVVKMNTKFDKYWGECNLLMAVATVLDPRFKMMLVQFCFPVIYSELEATKNIDTILRILYELYDEYAEDYNLANVESSGHENARDIGSSCSGSINVVGKNVMSGKSIFESFVRRNDTIRPVKSDLDVYLEEGVYICSEDLDLHFDALEWWKVNDLKYRILSKMARDILSIPITTVASESTFSAGGRVIDPYRASMSVETVEMLLCGADWVRVLHGLKKSSNREEPTYEEILLP